A genomic window from Salvia miltiorrhiza cultivar Shanhuang (shh) chromosome 5, IMPLAD_Smil_shh, whole genome shotgun sequence includes:
- the LOC131026057 gene encoding uncharacterized protein LOC131026057 — protein sequence MRRTRSAGNEYLLFNEEIERLVRLNNANRRRAEQEAQERERQLEAEREMAENPEGQNDNNNNNRTLRDMMFPSNLNPRPSAIVLPEITGNWELKHTLIQILPKYSDMLGEDPQRHLQDFEMACGTVRTASQALCEYIRLLTFPFSLLEGAREWLYDLPEGSIRTWQELQSKFLERYFPAARIQNLRTRISNIKMGTGEILYEYWGRFKQMLAKCPQHQIRDHDLIRYFVGGLRRQDRQWLHAACGGSILNKSAAEAFKLIADMAEESRDEEGMIVRTTPVPASSAQDKKLDKLCNMFEKFMTNQGTSNQGIPNIRKPVKACQLCMTNSHATDECPQLFEDEELNAIGQQPGGNNGGQNQKPFEPYRQQYNNQGWRQHENLRYGNNNFLGPNQGQTSNPPQYSQQPQQARGSSLSELVHQMAQQQVKFQQETEKFIMETRGGMQNVNSQLSHLAQAVARLESKQGTLPSQVEVKKVNAMTLRGGKELPEVDKEKNKEKLEINEQVGMGSADEEEFAQEKETKRKATGKGKEKSSQTEPRLPFPDRMAKEQENKELTELVKIFKKVEVNIPLLVALRSMPRCAKFLKELCTRKVKYTDDAKF from the coding sequence ATGCGTCGTACCAGGAGTGCAGGGAATGAATACCTTTTGTTCAACGAGGAGATTGAGCGACTTGTCCGACTGAACAACGCTAACAGACGCAGGGCAGAACAAGAGGCACaagaaagagagagacagttagaagcagagagagagatggcagaaAATCCGGAAGGACAGAatgacaacaacaacaacaacaggaCCCTTCGAGACATGATGTTCCCAAGCAACCTGAATCCCAGGCCGTCAGCAATAGTGTTACCCgagatcactggaaattgggagTTGAAGCATACACTAATCCAAATTTTGCCCAAGTACAGTGATATGCTCGGGGAAGACCCTCAAAGGCATTTACAAGACTTTGAGATGGCGTGTGGAACAGTGCGCACCGCAAGTCAAGCCCTTTGCGAGTACATCCGACTCCTCACTTTTCCGTTCTCTCTATTAGAAggagcgagggagtggttgtaCGATTTGCCCGAAGGAAGCATTCGGACCTGGCAAGAGCTGCAGAGCAAGTTTTTAGAGCGATACTTCCCAGCCGCCCGAATCCAGAATTTGAGGACTCGAATAAGTAACATCAAAATGGGGACGGGAGAAATCCTCTATGAATACTGGGGAAGGTTCAAACAGATGttggccaaatgcccacaacaccaaATACGGGATCATGATCTTATTCGGTATTTCGTGGGAGGACTCCGAAGGCAAGATAGGCAATGGTTACACGCTGCATGTGGAGGATCGATCCTAAACAAATCCGCAGCGGAGGCTTTCAAGCTCATAGCCGATatggcagaggaatcaagagaTGAGGAAGGGATGATAGTCAGAACTACTCCGGTGCCGGCTTCTTCTGCCCAAGACAAAAAGTTGGACAAGCTTTGTAACATGTTCGAGAAATTTATGACGAACCAAGGAACATCCAATCAAGGGATTCCCAACATTCGTAAGCCTGTGAAGGCATGCCAGCTTTGCATGACAAATTCACATGCAACCgatgaatgtccacaacttttcgAAGATGAAGAGCTTAATGCTATTGGGCAACAGCCAGGAGGAAACAACGGAGGGCAGAACCAGAAACCTTTTGAGCCCTACAGGCAGCAGTACAACAATCAAGGATGGAGGCAACATGAGAACCTTAGGTACGGCAACAACAATTTTTTGGGGCCAAACCAAGGGCAGACGAGTAACCCACCACAATActcgcaacaacctcaacaggcaagaGGATCCTCCCTATCAGAGCTCGTGCATCAAATGGCCCAACAACAAGTGAAGTTCCAGCAAGAGACCGAAAAGTTCATAATGGAGACAAGaggaggaatgcagaatgtgaactcccaactatcacatcttgcccaagcagTCGCCAGACTTGAAAGCAAACAAGGGACACTCCCATCCCAAGTAGAGGTGAAGAAGGTGAATGCCATGACACTCAGAGGAGGAAAGGAGTTGCCCGAGGTTGATAAGgagaaaaacaaagaaaagcTAGAGATCAACGAGCAAGTCGGAATGGGATCAGCAGATGAGGAAGAATTCGCCCAAGAGAAAGAGACAAAGCGAAAAGCGACAGGGAAGGGTAAAGAGAAATCAAGCCAGACTGAGCCCAGACTCCCCTTCCCAGACAGAatggccaaggaacaagagaaTAAAGAATTAACCGAACTGGTTAAAATCTTCAAGAAGGTAGAGGTCAATATACCCCTTTTGGTCGCGCTACGCTCTATGCCCAGATGtgcaaaatttctcaaagaACTCTGCACTCGGAAGGTCAAATACACGGATGATGCAAAATTTTAA